In Bacillus sp. NP247, one DNA window encodes the following:
- the hemE gene encoding uroporphyrinogen decarboxylase, with translation MVRTINETFLKACKGERTEYVPAWYMRQAGRSQPEYRKIKEKYSLFEITHNPELCAYVTKLPVDQYNVDAAILYKDIMSPLPAIGVDVEIKSGIGPVIDNPIRSLQDVEKLGEINPEDDVPYILDTIRLLTTEMLDVPLIGFSGAPFTLASYMIEGGPSRNYHNTKAFMYAEPKAWFALMDKLADMVITYLKAQINAGVKAVQIFDSWVGTVNVADYRIFIKPAMERIFAEVRTMGVPMIMHGVGAGHLVNEWHDLPLDVVGLDWRLSIEEARTRGVHKAVQGNMDPSFLLAPWSVIEEHVKGILDQGMKQPGYIFNLGHGVFPEVNPDTLKRLTTFIHEYSKEQLAK, from the coding sequence TTGGTAAGAACTATAAATGAGACATTTTTAAAAGCATGTAAGGGGGAACGCACGGAGTATGTACCAGCATGGTATATGCGACAAGCAGGTCGTTCACAGCCGGAATATAGAAAGATAAAAGAGAAATATTCTTTATTTGAAATTACACATAATCCAGAGTTGTGCGCTTATGTTACAAAGTTGCCAGTTGATCAATATAACGTAGACGCAGCAATTCTTTATAAAGATATTATGTCACCACTACCTGCAATTGGTGTTGATGTGGAAATTAAATCTGGCATTGGTCCAGTTATCGATAATCCAATCCGTTCTTTACAAGACGTAGAAAAATTAGGGGAAATCAATCCAGAAGATGATGTACCTTACATATTAGATACAATTCGCTTATTAACGACAGAAATGTTAGATGTACCGTTAATCGGTTTTTCGGGAGCTCCATTTACGTTAGCGAGCTATATGATTGAAGGCGGTCCTTCTCGTAACTATCATAATACGAAAGCGTTTATGTATGCAGAGCCGAAAGCTTGGTTCGCATTAATGGATAAGCTTGCAGATATGGTTATTACATATTTAAAAGCGCAAATTAATGCAGGAGTAAAAGCGGTTCAAATTTTTGATTCTTGGGTTGGAACAGTAAATGTAGCGGATTACCGCATATTTATTAAACCAGCAATGGAACGTATTTTTGCAGAAGTTCGCACGATGGGTGTTCCAATGATTATGCACGGCGTTGGGGCAGGACACTTAGTGAATGAATGGCATGACTTACCGCTTGATGTAGTAGGTTTAGATTGGCGCTTATCAATTGAAGAAGCACGCACGCGTGGCGTTCATAAGGCGGTACAAGGAAATATGGACCCTTCATTCTTATTAGCACCTTGGTCTGTTATTGAAGAACATGTAAAAGGTATTTTAGATCAAGGGATGAAGCAGCCAGGTTATATCTTTAACTTAGGTCACGGCGTATTCCCAGAAGTAAATCCAGATACATTAAAACGCTTAACTACATTTATTCATGAATACTCTAAAGAACAGTTAGCGAAGTAA
- a CDS encoding transglycosylase domain-containing protein, giving the protein MKKAKWTLLGGVATFVVAIVLYKLIVLTGGYMMDEKQLVFHSSSRIVDQKGKEITKLYVENRELVPIEEIPKYVQQAFIAVEDSRFYEHQGIDYPSIFRALYKDALAGEKVEGGSTITQQLAKNVFLTREKTFTRKLKEVAISLQLEQKYTKQQILEMYMNHIYFGHGAYGIQAAAKLYFNKNVEDLTVEEGAMLAGLPKAPNGYSPYLSPEKSKERRDLVLSLMHKQGYLTAEDSVRYQGKTIALYKNSDERELAYMPYIDMVIDEAARLYGLSHQEVLRGGYTFVVPMDEKVQKVAYNQFQDARNFPGKENVAQGAFLLMDNQTGGIKAAIGGREYVPRGLNRVFAKRQPGSVLKPLIVYGPALETKKYNPYSLLTNEKSSFEGYEPRNYNHEYAKEMTMYDAVLESANVPAVSLLNELGVDEGKQYLEKGNVHIADSGLSTALGGLKNGVSPFDLVKMYRSFLANGNIIEPHVIDKVLNRHGAVIGESSKAETKVFSKQTAWYMTKMLEGVVKEGTAKAGVYNGALAGKTGTTSLPNDDHGARDMWFVGYTPNLVGAVWIGYDRTDKEHQLQDGNASATMLFKKILTKANIQDKASFHRPKGVETIGLPIRLDKIKNVEAKLAFSPFGLFAMKLSWTPLPDERIMYRIYKVEKGMHTHVGTVKGTGKYEEKFINIFSKPSFYVVPYNTQTNREGEKSKVAKP; this is encoded by the coding sequence ATGAAGAAAGCAAAGTGGACTTTATTAGGCGGGGTAGCAACGTTTGTAGTAGCGATTGTACTCTATAAACTTATTGTATTAACTGGTGGCTATATGATGGATGAAAAGCAGCTTGTTTTCCACTCTTCATCACGTATCGTTGATCAGAAAGGAAAAGAAATTACGAAGTTATATGTAGAAAATAGAGAGCTCGTGCCGATCGAAGAAATTCCAAAGTATGTGCAGCAAGCATTTATTGCGGTGGAAGATTCTCGTTTTTATGAGCATCAAGGAATTGATTACCCTTCTATATTTCGGGCGCTTTATAAAGACGCGTTAGCTGGAGAGAAGGTAGAAGGCGGTAGTACGATTACGCAGCAACTAGCTAAAAATGTCTTTTTAACTCGCGAAAAAACATTTACGCGTAAATTGAAAGAGGTCGCAATTTCTCTTCAATTAGAGCAAAAATATACGAAGCAGCAAATTCTTGAAATGTATATGAATCATATTTATTTTGGTCACGGGGCATATGGTATTCAAGCGGCGGCTAAATTGTATTTTAATAAAAATGTAGAGGATTTAACAGTGGAAGAGGGAGCTATGCTTGCAGGGCTTCCGAAAGCGCCAAATGGTTATTCGCCGTACTTATCCCCAGAAAAGAGTAAGGAACGCCGTGATCTTGTTTTGTCACTTATGCATAAACAAGGCTATTTAACAGCGGAAGATAGTGTTCGTTACCAAGGGAAAACAATCGCTCTTTATAAAAATTCAGATGAACGTGAACTCGCATATATGCCGTATATCGATATGGTTATAGATGAAGCAGCGCGTTTATATGGTTTATCGCATCAAGAAGTACTACGCGGAGGATATACATTTGTCGTACCGATGGATGAAAAAGTTCAAAAGGTGGCATACAACCAGTTTCAAGATGCGAGAAATTTCCCTGGTAAAGAAAACGTGGCGCAAGGTGCATTTTTATTAATGGATAACCAGACTGGCGGAATTAAAGCCGCGATTGGCGGAAGAGAATATGTTCCGAGAGGGCTTAATCGTGTTTTTGCAAAGCGGCAGCCTGGTTCTGTTTTAAAGCCACTTATCGTATATGGACCAGCACTCGAGACGAAGAAATATAATCCATATTCTTTATTAACGAATGAAAAAAGTTCGTTTGAAGGCTATGAACCTCGAAATTATAATCATGAGTATGCGAAAGAGATGACGATGTACGATGCGGTATTAGAATCAGCAAATGTACCAGCTGTATCTTTATTAAATGAATTAGGGGTAGATGAGGGAAAGCAATATTTAGAGAAAGGGAATGTTCATATTGCGGACTCAGGTTTAAGCACAGCACTTGGCGGGCTTAAAAACGGTGTTTCTCCATTTGATCTTGTCAAAATGTACCGATCTTTTTTAGCAAACGGGAATATTATCGAACCACACGTTATCGATAAAGTATTAAATAGACACGGAGCAGTTATTGGAGAATCATCAAAAGCTGAAACGAAAGTCTTTTCGAAGCAAACGGCATGGTATATGACAAAGATGCTTGAAGGAGTTGTGAAAGAAGGTACGGCGAAAGCTGGCGTATATAATGGAGCTTTAGCTGGAAAAACAGGCACAACTTCACTGCCGAATGATGACCATGGTGCGCGTGATATGTGGTTTGTTGGATATACACCGAATTTAGTAGGAGCAGTTTGGATTGGCTATGACCGCACCGATAAAGAGCATCAATTACAAGATGGAAATGCATCTGCAACGATGTTATTTAAAAAGATTTTAACGAAAGCAAATATACAAGATAAAGCGAGTTTTCATAGACCAAAAGGTGTTGAAACAATTGGGCTGCCAATTCGTTTAGACAAGATTAAAAACGTGGAAGCAAAACTAGCTTTTAGTCCTTTCGGTTTATTTGCAATGAAACTAAGCTGGACGCCGCTTCCTGATGAGAGAATTATGTATCGAATTTATAAAGTTGAAAAAGGAATGCATACTCACGTTGGAACAGTAAAAGGAACAGGGAAATATGAGGAAAAGTTTATAAATATATTCTCAAAACCAAGTTTTTACGTTGTACCATATAACACACAAACGAACCGTGAAGGAGAAAAGTCAAAAGTAGCTAAACCATAG
- the hmoB gene encoding heme-degrading monooxygenase HmoB, protein MKAIISYETPLEQAHFTAKNNEKDMFYKENTEESVESALQYDVLDAVGEFKGQPGYIVCNNISVTDEGRPVFENRFKNRAGLIENEPGFQAIRVLRPLSNDTYVILTMWETEQNFKDWTESRSFENAHKKRPAQAEGQAQAQAHPHAEQQKSIFSRPSFVTTFDVLV, encoded by the coding sequence ATGAAGGCTATTATTTCATACGAAACACCTCTAGAACAAGCACATTTCACTGCAAAAAATAACGAAAAAGATATGTTTTATAAAGAAAATACTGAAGAATCTGTAGAATCTGCACTTCAGTATGACGTATTAGACGCTGTTGGAGAATTTAAAGGACAACCTGGCTACATCGTTTGTAACAACATTTCTGTAACAGACGAAGGTCGCCCTGTATTTGAAAACCGCTTTAAAAACCGAGCAGGTCTTATCGAAAACGAACCAGGCTTCCAAGCAATCCGCGTTCTTCGCCCATTAAGTAATGATACATACGTCATTTTAACGATGTGGGAAACAGAGCAAAACTTTAAAGACTGGACAGAATCACGTTCATTCGAAAACGCTCATAAAAAACGTCCTGCACAAGCAGAAGGACAAGCACAAGCTCAGGCGCATCCACATGCAGAACAGCAAAAAAGCATTTTCTCTCGTCCTTCGTTCGTGACTACTTTTGATGTGTTAGTTTAA
- a CDS encoding ABC transporter permease, whose product MQTFKMALKSIRANKIRAFLTMLGIIIGVSSVIVMVAIGQGSTKEVQDQIGNLGTNVLTVSITDSDATFKEKDAKQIQDIDGIKAIAPTVSGRVTVKHEKTNTQVSMIGTTSSYLDVRDLKLQSGRFIADLDQGNHSKIAVLGASTAQTLFGLGDPIGKSVKVNGTSYKVVGVLESVGSSLGTSGDSTIIVPLSTGQRLAATTNVGTTYVKVENEDMINFISTRIERTMNSIIGDTDSYSVSSPKDLMETASSVNDTMTLMLGGSAAISLIVGGIGIMNIMLVSVSERTKEIGIRKAIGAKRKNILLQFLIEAVVLSSFGGIIGIGIGVISAQIFTIATGTTIVYSIPVMLLSFVFSLLVGVIFGVFPANKASKLDPIQALRYE is encoded by the coding sequence TTGCAAACATTCAAAATGGCGCTGAAAAGCATAAGAGCGAATAAAATTAGAGCATTCTTAACAATGCTGGGGATTATTATCGGCGTATCTTCTGTTATAGTCATGGTCGCGATAGGGCAAGGATCGACCAAAGAGGTACAAGATCAAATTGGTAACCTGGGTACAAATGTATTAACGGTATCGATTACGGATTCAGATGCTACATTTAAAGAAAAAGATGCAAAACAAATTCAGGATATCGATGGTATTAAAGCTATTGCACCGACAGTATCAGGAAGAGTAACAGTGAAACATGAAAAAACGAATACACAAGTATCAATGATTGGAACAACTTCTTCGTACTTAGACGTCCGTGATTTAAAACTGCAATCAGGACGCTTCATTGCAGACTTAGATCAGGGAAATCATTCGAAAATCGCAGTACTTGGTGCAAGCACTGCACAAACATTATTCGGTTTAGGAGATCCGATCGGTAAATCAGTAAAGGTAAACGGAACATCTTATAAAGTTGTTGGGGTTCTTGAATCAGTGGGAAGTTCATTAGGAACAAGCGGAGATAGTACGATTATTGTTCCTCTTAGCACCGGACAGCGTTTAGCTGCTACTACGAATGTTGGGACAACATATGTGAAGGTAGAAAATGAGGATATGATTAATTTCATATCGACCCGAATTGAAAGAACGATGAATTCAATCATAGGTGATACAGATAGTTATAGCGTATCAAGTCCAAAAGATTTAATGGAAACTGCATCATCTGTCAATGATACGATGACATTAATGCTAGGCGGAAGTGCAGCAATCTCTCTTATTGTAGGCGGGATTGGCATTATGAACATTATGCTCGTATCAGTTTCAGAACGTACGAAAGAAATAGGTATTAGAAAAGCAATTGGAGCAAAGCGTAAAAATATTCTGCTTCAATTTCTCATCGAAGCAGTTGTATTGAGTTCGTTCGGTGGAATAATTGGAATAGGAATTGGGGTAATTAGTGCACAAATATTTACGATAGCCACAGGTACAACAATAGTGTACTCCATACCGGTTATGCTATTATCATTTGTTTTCTCTTTATTAGTTGGAGTGATATTCGGTGTATTCCCGGCGAATAAAGCGTCGAAGCTTGATCCAATTCAAGCATTACGATATGAATAG
- a CDS encoding protoporphyrinogen oxidase, with product MINFKPENFNQLLKMTLISADKSYDAIKDYEFTGEAVAFRVGFEHIDVALMIVDMLGRSAARFNILPFANPDTNEIDYIQFQVYSINEGNFKEVMDTM from the coding sequence ATGATTAATTTTAAACCAGAGAATTTCAACCAACTATTAAAAATGACACTCATAAGCGCGGATAAGTCTTATGATGCGATTAAAGATTATGAGTTTACTGGAGAAGCGGTAGCATTCCGTGTAGGCTTTGAGCATATTGATGTTGCTCTTATGATTGTAGATATGTTAGGAAGATCGGCAGCAAGATTTAACATTTTACCATTTGCTAATCCGGATACGAATGAGATAGATTATATTCAGTTTCAAGTGTACTCCATTAATGAAGGGAATTTTAAAGAAGTAATGGATACGATGTAG
- a CDS encoding IS3 family transposase (programmed frameshift) yields the protein MTKKLFTTKETQNLSKNPYVKSVSEKGITYTDEFKRIFIEENEKGKPPRIIFEECGFDIDIIGLQRAVSSGNRWRTSYKENGVFGLRDTRKENSGRKLERELTLEEKYARLEAERNLLKAENELLKKIKFYGREDGKKITLQPSQKYLLIRSIIEKYSLKNMVRYLCKIAGVSRSGYYNYFSTTSQSRREERIHQDEVVKKLILKAFQFKNRKKGARQIKMTLAGQFQVVYNLKRIRRIMKKYGIICPIRKANPYKRMLKATKEHFVVPNQLKREFRQGTPGKVLLTDITYLFYGKNQKGYLSTILDGSTNEILAYHVSERLTLDIATTTLHKLKKNKRVRLTEGAYIHSDQGAHYTSPTYQKLVKKLKLGQSMSRRGNCWDNAPQESFFGHFKDEAHIKTCTSFPQLKQEIKDYMKYYNQHRYQWNLKKMTPVEYRNHLLDAA from the exons ATGACAAAAAAATTATTCACCACAAAGGAAACACAAAACCTATCGAAGAATCCATACGTAAAATCTGTAAGTGAGAAAGGCATTACCTACACAGATGAATTTAAACGTATCTTTATTGAAGAAAATGAAAAGGGAAAACCACCTCGTATTATTTTTGAAGAATGTGGATTTGATATAGACATCATCGGTCTACAACGTGCTGTGTCATCAGGAAATAGATGGCGTACTTCCTATAAGGAAAATGGTGTGTTTGGTTTAAGAGATACACGTAAGGAAAACTCGGGAAGAAAGCTAGAAAGAGAGCTTACATTAGAAGAGAAATATGCACGTTTGGAAGCGGAACGAAACTTATTAAAAGCTGAAAATGAGCTGTTAAAAAAGATCAAAT TTTATGGAAGGGAGGATGGGAAAAAAATAACGTTACAACCTAGTCAAAAGTACCTATTAATTCGTTCTATTATTGAAAAATATAGCCTAAAAAATATGGTGAGATATTTGTGTAAAATTGCAGGTGTTTCGCGTTCTGGATACTATAATTATTTTTCCACCACTTCTCAAAGTAGGCGAGAAGAAAGAATACATCAAGATGAAGTGGTGAAGAAACTCATATTAAAGGCATTTCAATTTAAAAATCGAAAGAAAGGGGCGCGTCAAATCAAAATGACATTGGCGGGTCAATTTCAAGTTGTCTACAATTTGAAACGTATCCGTAGAATCATGAAAAAATATGGGATAATCTGTCCCATTCGTAAAGCGAATCCCTATAAAAGAATGTTGAAAGCGACGAAAGAACACTTCGTGGTACCGAATCAATTAAAGCGAGAATTCAGGCAAGGTACACCTGGAAAGGTACTTCTGACAGATATCACATACCTGTTTTATGGTAAGAATCAGAAAGGATATTTATCTACCATTCTAGACGGGTCCACAAATGAAATTTTGGCGTATCATGTTTCAGAACGACTTACACTAGATATCGCAACGACGACTCTTCACAAACTAAAGAAGAATAAGAGAGTGCGATTAACGGAAGGTGCCTATATTCATTCAGATCAAGGAGCTCATTACACAAGTCCTACTTATCAAAAATTAGTCAAAAAATTAAAGCTGGGACAATCTATGTCAAGACGAGGAAACTGTTGGGATAATGCCCCTCAAGAATCTTTTTTCGGGCACTTTAAAGATGAAGCACACATAAAAACTTGTACGTCTTTCCCTCAGTTAAAACAAGAAATTAAAGACTATATGAAATACTATAATCAGCATAGATATCAATGGAATTTAAAGAAGATGACTCCTGTTGAATACAGAAATCATCTTCTTGATGCCGCCTAA
- a CDS encoding PH domain-containing protein gives MYKRQHPITILLGIRIATLLPFIFLVLFRSDGQVEPWYFLHLALLFVLFIMAIFSAVKWYFKVYWVENNILHIKHGVFVKKESYLNKDRVQNISTSSNIIYQMLGLTKLNIEVAGGGSEPEVMLAGIKEDEAKELIALLNKKRSAASEEVPMAEESKTIYQLTMKEILVASITSGRFGLVFSGLLLIYTEFNQFIPEWLINKVEAYVMDNGVYELIVMAAILMAISWVISTAGYALKYANFKIERNGNEVRIVQGLFDKKEFVLKLHRIQAITVKEGILRQPFGYCSVEVEVIQSIEAAGNEVMLHPFMKKKDVQQLLAYLQLPYEMEEEIVHLPKAALCRYIIMGWITSAVLALPIIGASIYFKQNIALFTLIPLFIVFTLLAYARYTSSGYMIRENQLVMVYRGLAKYTGIMRRRHVQAVGYSQSHFQKKDELCTAAVSVAGHRYKVKHMRKEDALRIYNWYKEKGNTGV, from the coding sequence GTGTATAAGAGGCAACATCCGATTACGATATTATTAGGTATTAGAATTGCGACTTTGTTGCCTTTTATTTTTCTTGTTTTATTTCGATCAGATGGTCAAGTAGAACCATGGTATTTCTTACATCTTGCTCTTTTGTTTGTATTATTCATTATGGCTATTTTCTCAGCTGTAAAATGGTATTTCAAAGTGTACTGGGTTGAAAATAATATTTTACATATAAAACACGGTGTTTTTGTGAAGAAGGAAAGTTATTTAAATAAAGACCGTGTGCAAAACATTAGTACATCTTCTAATATCATTTATCAAATGCTCGGACTTACAAAATTAAACATAGAAGTAGCGGGCGGCGGTAGTGAGCCAGAAGTGATGTTAGCTGGTATTAAAGAAGATGAAGCGAAGGAACTGATTGCCTTATTAAATAAAAAAAGAAGCGCTGCGAGTGAAGAAGTACCCATGGCAGAAGAAAGTAAGACGATTTATCAGTTAACGATGAAAGAGATTTTAGTAGCTTCCATTACGTCTGGTAGATTCGGATTAGTGTTTTCTGGATTACTTCTTATTTACACAGAGTTTAATCAATTTATTCCAGAATGGCTCATCAATAAAGTAGAAGCGTATGTGATGGATAACGGTGTATATGAATTAATCGTTATGGCAGCGATTTTAATGGCAATTTCGTGGGTCATTTCAACAGCTGGCTATGCGTTAAAATATGCGAACTTTAAAATTGAGCGAAACGGAAATGAAGTTCGTATCGTTCAAGGGTTATTTGATAAGAAAGAGTTTGTGTTAAAATTACATCGCATTCAAGCGATTACTGTAAAAGAAGGAATTCTCCGCCAGCCTTTCGGTTATTGCTCTGTCGAAGTAGAAGTCATTCAAAGTATAGAAGCGGCAGGGAATGAAGTGATGCTACATCCTTTTATGAAGAAGAAAGATGTACAGCAGTTACTCGCATATTTACAGTTGCCGTATGAAATGGAAGAGGAAATCGTTCATTTACCGAAGGCTGCATTGTGCCGTTACATAATAATGGGCTGGATTACAAGTGCCGTGCTTGCACTGCCGATCATCGGTGCGAGTATATATTTTAAACAAAATATCGCGTTGTTCACTCTGATACCACTATTTATCGTATTTACGTTACTTGCATATGCTAGGTATACAAGTAGTGGTTATATGATACGAGAAAATCAGTTAGTAATGGTGTACCGAGGCCTTGCGAAATATACAGGAATCATGCGAAGAAGGCATGTTCAAGCAGTAGGATACAGTCAGTCGCATTTTCAAAAGAAAGATGAGTTATGTACAGCTGCCGTATCGGTAGCGGGGCATAGGTATAAAGTGAAGCATATGCGAAAAGAAGACGCGCTTCGCATATATAATTGGTACAAGGAAAAAGGAAACACCGGTGTATAA
- a CDS encoding PH domain-containing protein, which produces MQPLEREIHSNMLKVWRIHALIGAAVILAVVIAYFFFMINFNWWGWLFGLLVTGAITFIPLDYFVFPNLRQRYYSYRLNEEEIEIQKGMFVVKRVLIPMIRVQHVTIEQGPIMRKYNLAELHISTAATSHSIPGLTKEEAEQLKRQIGELAKVSDEGV; this is translated from the coding sequence ATGCAGCCGTTAGAAAGGGAAATTCATTCTAATATGCTGAAAGTGTGGAGAATCCACGCTTTAATTGGGGCGGCAGTTATATTAGCAGTCGTAATTGCGTATTTCTTTTTTATGATTAACTTTAACTGGTGGGGCTGGTTGTTTGGATTGTTAGTAACGGGCGCTATTACGTTTATCCCACTTGATTATTTTGTGTTTCCAAATTTACGTCAGCGCTATTATAGTTATAGATTAAATGAAGAAGAGATTGAAATTCAAAAGGGGATGTTCGTTGTAAAGCGCGTACTTATCCCGATGATTCGCGTGCAGCACGTGACGATTGAGCAAGGACCAATTATGAGAAAGTATAATTTAGCAGAATTACATATTTCAACAGCGGCAACTTCTCATAGTATTCCTGGTTTAACGAAAGAAGAAGCAGAGCAGTTGAAAAGACAAATTGGAGAGCTTGCGAAAGTGAGTGATGAGGGTGTATAA